The following are encoded together in the Microbacterium hatanonis genome:
- a CDS encoding SDR family oxidoreductase: MADNMYTPQDPNTQFPRPPFPPQQQTGPGDIRKMDPAPDHGETSYIGNNRLPGRKALITGADSGIGRAVAIAYAREGADVALSYLPEEQEQAEEVAALIEKEGRKAVLLPGDLQDESVDKEIVEKTVAELGGLDILVINAGTMPTVDSIDDFETKTLDHVLKANIYPLFWLTKAASPHLKPGASIITTSSIQGFVPSPSLAEYAVSKAGIANWTRAMAQQLIERGIRVNGVAPGPIWTPLQPAFVPNEKIEAFGEETPIGRAGQPVELAPPFVFLASQESSYVIGETIAVTGGSPTH, from the coding sequence ATGGCCGACAACATGTACACGCCCCAAGACCCCAATACCCAGTTCCCCCGGCCGCCGTTCCCCCCGCAGCAGCAGACCGGCCCCGGCGACATCCGCAAGATGGATCCGGCTCCCGACCACGGTGAGACCAGCTACATCGGGAACAACCGCCTCCCGGGCCGGAAGGCCCTGATCACCGGCGCCGACTCCGGCATCGGCCGAGCGGTGGCCATCGCCTACGCCCGTGAGGGCGCAGACGTCGCTCTCAGCTACCTCCCCGAGGAGCAGGAGCAGGCCGAAGAGGTCGCCGCCCTCATCGAGAAGGAAGGCCGCAAGGCCGTGCTGCTCCCCGGCGATCTGCAGGACGAGAGCGTCGACAAGGAGATCGTCGAGAAGACGGTCGCCGAGCTCGGCGGTCTCGACATCCTCGTGATCAACGCCGGCACGATGCCGACCGTCGACAGCATCGACGACTTCGAGACGAAGACCCTCGACCACGTACTGAAGGCCAACATCTACCCGCTCTTCTGGCTGACGAAGGCGGCGTCGCCGCACCTCAAGCCCGGAGCGTCGATTATCACGACGTCCAGCATCCAGGGCTTCGTCCCGTCTCCGTCGCTCGCCGAGTACGCCGTGTCGAAGGCCGGCATCGCGAACTGGACGCGCGCGATGGCCCAGCAGCTGATCGAGCGCGGCATCCGTGTGAACGGCGTCGCACCGGGCCCGATCTGGACGCCGCTGCAGCCCGCCTTCGTGCCGAACGAGAAGATCGAGGCGTTCGGCGAGGAGACGCCGATCGGCCGTGCCGGTCAGCCCGTCGAGCTCGCACCGCCGTTCGTCTTCCTCGCCTCGCAGGAGTCGAGCTACGTCATCGGAGAGACCATCGCGGTCACGGGCGGTTCGCCCACGCACTGA
- a CDS encoding Dps family protein → MATDSKTAPRNRRRPAKGGSGAGLTATENAESGFTASAKLSENLQRVLVDLIELSIQGKQAHWNVVGKNFRDTHLQLDEVIEAAREFSDTVAERMRALHALPDGRSDTIAETTTLPEFPQGEVDTSEVVDLVTERLESATSTVREVHDDVDDEDPTSADILHSILERLEQLAWMVSAENRTPRKR, encoded by the coding sequence ATGGCAACCGACTCGAAGACAGCCCCCCGTAACCGTCGTCGCCCCGCGAAGGGCGGAAGCGGCGCGGGCCTCACCGCGACCGAGAACGCCGAGAGCGGCTTCACCGCGTCGGCGAAGCTCAGCGAGAACCTGCAGCGGGTTCTCGTCGACCTGATCGAGCTCTCGATCCAGGGCAAGCAGGCACACTGGAACGTCGTCGGCAAGAACTTCCGCGACACCCACCTCCAGCTCGACGAGGTCATCGAGGCAGCTCGCGAATTCAGCGACACCGTCGCTGAGCGCATGCGTGCTCTGCACGCCCTTCCCGACGGACGCAGCGACACGATCGCCGAGACCACCACCCTGCCGGAGTTCCCGCAGGGCGAGGTCGACACGAGCGAGGTCGTCGACCTGGTGACCGAGCGACTCGAGTCGGCCACGTCGACCGTGCGCGAGGTGCACGACGACGTCGACGACGAAGACCCCACGAGCGCCGATATCCTCCACTCGATCCTCGAGCGCCTCGAGCAGCTCGCGTGGATGGTCAGCGCCGAGAACCGCACGCCGCGCAAGCGCTGA
- a CDS encoding glycoside hydrolase family 15 protein, producing the protein MPDTPASADPLSSYAPIGDGRTVALVGMRGQIDWMPLPNLDSHPVFARLLDAETGGAIDLHPSGDYEVKRRYIPRTNVLETTFTTATGKARLTDAMVTGVAGRLPWAELARRVDGIEGEVHFEWVIRPGTQLQTASPWIEDIDGACVMRVGEISFAIVGKNHGRDDPDPGSASAPRIQGRFTTTPDSRHLIVLAATDDEPLHLPDPDNVDRGIDRTIEGWRAWSKEFSYEGPWARDVQRSALALKLLVYSPTGSMAAAATTSLPENPRGGKNWDYRFAWVRDLAYASHALILFGLREETHAAISWLLRTIRENGPDLHVMYTLRGGTGTEVQTFDVEGWRGIGPVVTGNPAQGQLQLGVYGDLFAICRTYVDAGNVLDVATGRMLADTADRVCDLWRNPDSGMWELPEIRHYTSSKMGCWQALNDAVALAEAGQIPGSASRWASERERVRQWIEENGWSEEAQAYVMYPGSTDLDASVLLHGPSGYDRGERMSSTIDAITRDLGAGNLLYRYTGVDQEEHTFVACAFWRAATLACVGRHDEAIAAMDDLVTRGNDVGVYAEMIDASDGESWGNLPQALSHLALVTAALTIRDLAPTKRLEGH; encoded by the coding sequence GTGCCCGATACCCCTGCCTCCGCCGACCCTCTCAGCTCCTACGCACCGATCGGCGACGGGCGCACGGTGGCCCTGGTCGGGATGCGCGGACAGATCGACTGGATGCCGCTGCCGAACCTGGATTCGCATCCGGTATTCGCCCGTTTGCTCGACGCCGAGACCGGTGGCGCGATCGATCTGCACCCCTCGGGCGACTACGAGGTGAAACGCCGCTACATCCCGCGGACGAACGTGCTCGAGACGACGTTCACCACCGCGACCGGGAAGGCGCGGCTCACCGACGCGATGGTGACCGGGGTCGCCGGGCGGCTGCCGTGGGCGGAGCTCGCCCGCCGCGTCGACGGCATCGAGGGCGAGGTCCACTTCGAGTGGGTCATCCGCCCCGGCACGCAGCTGCAGACCGCATCACCGTGGATCGAAGACATCGACGGGGCGTGCGTGATGCGGGTCGGCGAGATCTCGTTCGCGATCGTGGGGAAGAACCACGGCCGGGACGATCCCGACCCCGGCTCGGCGTCGGCTCCCCGCATCCAGGGGCGCTTCACGACGACCCCCGACTCCCGGCATCTCATCGTGCTGGCCGCGACCGACGACGAGCCGTTGCACCTTCCCGACCCCGACAACGTCGACCGCGGCATAGACCGCACGATCGAGGGCTGGCGGGCGTGGTCGAAGGAGTTCTCCTACGAGGGACCCTGGGCCCGCGACGTGCAGCGCAGCGCGCTCGCGCTCAAACTGCTCGTGTATTCGCCGACCGGGTCGATGGCGGCGGCGGCGACCACGTCGCTGCCTGAGAACCCGCGCGGCGGCAAGAACTGGGACTACCGGTTCGCGTGGGTGCGCGACCTCGCCTACGCCTCTCACGCCCTCATCCTGTTCGGTCTGCGCGAAGAGACCCATGCCGCCATCTCTTGGCTGCTGCGGACGATCCGCGAGAACGGCCCCGATCTGCACGTGATGTACACCCTCCGCGGCGGCACCGGCACCGAGGTGCAGACCTTCGATGTCGAGGGGTGGCGCGGCATCGGACCGGTCGTCACGGGCAATCCGGCCCAGGGCCAGTTGCAGCTCGGCGTCTACGGCGACCTCTTCGCGATCTGCCGGACGTACGTCGATGCGGGCAACGTGCTCGACGTGGCGACCGGTCGCATGCTCGCAGACACCGCGGACCGCGTCTGCGATCTGTGGCGCAATCCCGACTCGGGGATGTGGGAGCTGCCCGAGATCCGTCACTACACCTCGTCGAAGATGGGATGCTGGCAGGCCCTGAACGACGCGGTGGCCCTCGCCGAAGCGGGGCAGATCCCGGGGAGCGCGTCACGGTGGGCGTCGGAGCGCGAACGTGTGCGGCAGTGGATCGAGGAGAACGGCTGGTCGGAGGAAGCCCAGGCCTACGTCATGTACCCCGGATCGACCGATCTCGACGCCTCCGTCCTGCTGCACGGCCCCAGCGGCTACGACCGCGGCGAGCGCATGTCGTCGACGATCGACGCGATCACCCGCGACCTCGGTGCCGGCAACCTGCTGTACCGGTACACCGGCGTCGACCAGGAGGAGCACACCTTCGTCGCCTGCGCGTTCTGGCGGGCCGCGACCCTGGCGTGCGTCGGACGCCACGACGAGGCCATCGCGGCCATGGACGACCTGGTGACGCGCGGCAACGATGTCGGCGTCTACGCCGAGATGATCGACGCGTCCGACGGCGAGTCATGGGGCAACCTGCCCCAGGCGCTCAGTCACCTGGCGCTCGTCACCGCGGCCCTGACGATCCGCGACCTGGCGCCGACGAAGAGGCTCGAGGGGCACTGA
- a CDS encoding PQQ-dependent sugar dehydrogenase → MSSIRMRWGAAIAAAAIVLSALVAAPTAVAATGVPVTGVQSGLCLDVKGASRTAGTPIVIWTCGNASNQRWNLTGAGELRAYDDARCLDARGTAARVGGQPSIASCGGSASQQWNAGAGGTLVHEASGLCLDASGTTAGSTVLLRTCQGTPRQQWRVGAATDTSPPSAPGTPASSNLTCKNVTLTWGASTDNVGVTAYDLYHDGQLVKTVAGTVRQTTLDVVEGVAWGWYVNARDAAGNVSQASASLVVTPPRCTTDTAAPSVPTGVTATASGTSVQVAWTASSDNIAVSGYDVRRDGAVVGSVAGSVRAFTDSGLQAGRTYSYTVVAKDAAGNSSAASAAASVTTAAACSTPICGTTVVATDPDIPWGLVNLPDGSVLYSRRDAHEIVRFDPATGTKTVVGRVPNATSTDGEGGSMGLAIASDFSTDPWLYIMHTTASDNRVVRIRYTAGALDTTTTDVLLSGILRNKYHNGGRLRFGPDGMLYVATGDAQNGNYAQALTGTGALNGKILRMTREGDVPSDNPFGSYVWSYGHRNPQGLAFDSQGRLWQQEFGNSVMDETNLVVKGGNYGWPQCEGTSGSGCGAAGLIAPKRTYSTADGSCSGLTIVGSALFVACGRGQRLYRAEISGSSLVNVQQYFVGTFGRLRTVEPAPGGDLWLTTTNTGDKDSVPNNSNERIIRVDLR, encoded by the coding sequence ATGTCTTCGATCCGCATGCGCTGGGGCGCGGCCATAGCCGCCGCCGCGATCGTCCTGTCCGCGCTGGTCGCGGCCCCCACCGCGGTCGCCGCCACCGGGGTGCCCGTCACGGGCGTCCAGTCGGGGCTCTGCCTCGACGTCAAGGGCGCCTCCCGCACCGCCGGCACCCCGATCGTCATCTGGACGTGCGGCAACGCGTCGAACCAACGTTGGAACCTCACGGGCGCCGGCGAGTTGCGTGCGTACGACGACGCACGCTGCCTCGACGCGAGGGGGACGGCCGCCCGCGTCGGCGGGCAGCCGAGCATCGCCTCGTGCGGCGGCTCGGCCTCGCAGCAGTGGAACGCCGGTGCCGGCGGAACGCTGGTGCACGAAGCATCCGGTCTCTGCCTCGACGCCTCGGGGACGACCGCGGGATCGACTGTGCTGCTGCGGACGTGCCAGGGCACGCCGCGACAGCAGTGGCGCGTGGGCGCCGCGACCGACACTTCGCCGCCGTCCGCACCGGGGACCCCCGCGAGCTCGAATCTCACGTGCAAGAACGTCACGCTCACCTGGGGTGCGTCGACCGACAACGTCGGGGTGACGGCCTACGACCTCTATCACGACGGTCAGCTCGTGAAGACGGTCGCCGGAACGGTGCGCCAGACCACGCTCGACGTCGTCGAGGGCGTCGCCTGGGGATGGTACGTGAACGCCAGGGATGCCGCGGGCAACGTCTCGCAGGCGAGCGCATCGCTCGTCGTCACCCCGCCGCGCTGCACCACCGATACGGCCGCCCCGAGCGTTCCGACCGGGGTGACCGCCACGGCGTCCGGCACCTCCGTGCAGGTGGCGTGGACCGCGTCGAGCGACAACATCGCCGTCTCGGGGTACGACGTGCGGCGCGACGGCGCCGTGGTCGGCTCGGTCGCGGGTTCGGTGCGGGCGTTCACCGACAGCGGGCTGCAGGCCGGACGCACCTACAGCTACACGGTGGTCGCGAAGGATGCGGCGGGCAACTCCTCCGCCGCGAGCGCCGCAGCCTCGGTGACCACGGCGGCGGCGTGCAGCACTCCGATCTGCGGCACGACCGTCGTCGCGACCGACCCCGACATCCCGTGGGGACTCGTCAACCTCCCCGACGGATCAGTGCTCTATTCTCGGCGCGACGCGCACGAGATCGTCCGGTTCGATCCGGCGACCGGCACCAAGACCGTGGTCGGCCGCGTTCCGAACGCCACGAGCACCGACGGCGAGGGCGGGTCGATGGGGCTCGCGATCGCGTCGGATTTCTCCACCGACCCGTGGCTCTACATCATGCACACCACGGCGAGCGACAACAGGGTCGTGCGCATCCGGTACACCGCCGGTGCGCTCGACACCACGACGACGGATGTGCTGCTGTCGGGGATCCTGCGCAACAAGTACCACAACGGCGGACGGCTGCGGTTCGGACCCGACGGCATGCTCTACGTCGCGACCGGCGATGCGCAGAACGGCAATTACGCTCAGGCCCTCACGGGTACGGGGGCACTGAACGGCAAGATCCTGCGGATGACCCGCGAGGGCGACGTCCCGAGCGACAACCCGTTCGGCTCCTATGTCTGGAGCTACGGCCACCGCAACCCGCAGGGTCTCGCGTTCGACAGTCAGGGCAGGCTCTGGCAGCAGGAGTTCGGCAACTCCGTCATGGATGAGACCAACCTGGTCGTGAAGGGCGGCAACTACGGGTGGCCGCAGTGCGAGGGCACGTCGGGATCCGGATGCGGCGCAGCCGGGCTGATCGCACCCAAGCGCACCTATTCCACCGCAGACGGCTCGTGCAGCGGGCTGACCATCGTCGGCTCAGCGCTCTTCGTCGCGTGCGGCCGCGGTCAGCGGCTCTACCGCGCCGAGATCTCCGGTTCGAGCCTGGTCAACGTGCAGCAGTACTTCGTCGGCACCTTCGGACGGCTGCGCACGGTCGAGCCGGCGCCCGGCGGCGACCTGTGGCTGACCACGACGAACACCGGTGACAAGGACAGCGTTCCGAACAACAGCAACGAACGCATCATCCGGGTGGACCTGCGCTGA
- a CDS encoding SMP-30/gluconolactonase/LRE family protein yields the protein MNAEPKLFRRLDSVLVESIFWDERYDEVSWVDITTGTFHRARLDGAVDGSGDRVVELPAPMSAVQPAQGGGFVAALKNRIVSLDSEGAITGTIAEVEHAHAGIRFNEGKVDPFGRFIVGGMDVTSGDPDAALYAFAAGELPEVLRGGFGVANGFEWTPDGREMYVTDTSTKTVYRAPYGPGRGELGELEPYLRGFDSDGLVRDVDGCFWNAVYGGGEVLRWSPEGEVTARLAVPAPNVTSVALGGRERRTLFIGSARENLTEDDLGAAPLSGSIFTVDVDTAGRAVGVFGEMSPVD from the coding sequence ATGAACGCTGAACCGAAGCTCTTCCGCCGACTGGATTCGGTGCTCGTGGAGAGCATCTTCTGGGATGAGCGCTACGACGAGGTCTCGTGGGTCGACATCACGACCGGCACCTTCCATCGGGCGCGACTCGATGGTGCGGTCGACGGGTCGGGCGACCGCGTGGTCGAGCTCCCCGCGCCGATGAGCGCGGTGCAGCCCGCGCAGGGGGGCGGGTTCGTCGCGGCGTTGAAGAATCGCATCGTGTCGCTCGACTCGGAGGGCGCGATCACCGGCACGATCGCCGAGGTCGAGCACGCACACGCCGGCATCCGCTTCAACGAGGGCAAGGTCGACCCCTTCGGGCGGTTCATCGTCGGCGGCATGGACGTCACCTCCGGAGACCCCGATGCGGCGCTCTACGCGTTCGCCGCCGGTGAGCTCCCCGAGGTGCTGAGGGGCGGCTTCGGCGTCGCCAACGGCTTCGAGTGGACCCCCGACGGTCGGGAGATGTACGTCACCGACACGTCGACGAAGACCGTCTACCGCGCGCCGTACGGACCGGGGCGCGGAGAGCTCGGCGAGCTCGAGCCGTACCTGCGCGGCTTCGACTCCGACGGCCTCGTGCGCGACGTCGACGGATGCTTCTGGAACGCCGTCTACGGCGGGGGCGAGGTTCTGCGCTGGAGCCCGGAAGGCGAGGTGACCGCCCGTCTGGCCGTGCCCGCGCCGAACGTCACGTCGGTGGCGCTCGGAGGTCGGGAGCGGCGGACTCTCTTCATCGGTTCGGCGCGCGAGAACCTCACGGAGGACGATCTCGGTGCGGCCCCGCTCAGCGGATCGATCTTCACGGTCGACGTCGACACGGCCGGACGCGCCGTGGGCGTTTTCGGCGAGATGTCGCCCGTCGACTGA
- a CDS encoding DUF1269 domain-containing protein, which translates to MADLIVIAFDKESEAEAAYAKVQELQDDLIVQLVGLALVKVDEEGKTKVEYPGSGARIGAGAAGGALFGTLIGILFFVPLAGLVFGGLFGGLFAGLDKTGLDAQFRDRVKSTVSEGKSAIVIYATKLTEDKFAAALAPFNGKVVQTSLSEDVERELIHDLNNGQ; encoded by the coding sequence ATGGCAGATCTCATCGTTATCGCGTTCGACAAGGAGAGCGAGGCCGAGGCGGCCTACGCGAAGGTGCAGGAGCTGCAGGACGACCTGATCGTCCAGCTCGTGGGCCTCGCCCTCGTGAAGGTCGACGAAGAAGGCAAGACGAAGGTCGAATACCCGGGTTCGGGAGCGCGCATCGGTGCGGGCGCCGCCGGCGGAGCGCTCTTCGGCACCCTCATCGGCATCCTGTTCTTCGTGCCGCTCGCGGGTCTCGTCTTCGGAGGGCTCTTCGGCGGACTGTTCGCCGGGCTCGACAAGACCGGTCTCGACGCGCAGTTCCGCGATCGCGTGAAGTCCACCGTGTCGGAGGGCAAGTCGGCGATCGTGATCTACGCCACGAAGCTCACCGAGGACAAGTTCGCCGCGGCCCTCGCCCCGTTCAACGGCAAGGTCGTCCAGACGTCGCTGTCGGAGGACGTGGAGCGCGAGCTGATCCACGACCTGAACAACGGCCAGTAG
- the chrA gene encoding chromate efflux transporter: MSRSGSVAEVFGVFAKLGLTSFGGPIAHLGYFRDEIVTRRRWLDDERYADLVALCQFLPGPASSQVGFALGMLRAGVAGALAAFVAFTLPSAVLMIAAAYGAGLLGGTLGGGLVDGLKIVAVAIVAQAVWGMAKTLTPDRQRAAIAVVAAVIAVLLYGAGGQVLAIVVGALAGLWLCRAGSEPGAGMLRFPVSRTAGWVCLAALVALLIGSPIVAALTGSGAVSLFDAFFRAGALVFGGGHVVLPLLDAGVVSTGWVAPDQFVAGYGLAQAMPGPLFTFAGYLGALSDVGPGGVAGGVVALVAIFLPGFLLLVGVMPFWNALRARAWAGALLRGASAAVVGILAAALYDPVFVSGVVDGGSFALALVCFALLVSWRVVPWIVVLVGAAGGVLLAYV, encoded by the coding sequence GTGTCGCGGTCGGGCTCGGTCGCCGAGGTGTTCGGCGTCTTCGCCAAGCTCGGGCTGACCTCGTTCGGCGGGCCTATCGCCCACCTGGGCTACTTCCGCGACGAGATCGTGACGCGCCGGCGCTGGCTCGACGACGAGCGCTACGCCGATCTCGTGGCGCTCTGCCAGTTCCTCCCCGGTCCGGCATCGAGCCAGGTCGGGTTCGCGCTCGGGATGCTGCGTGCCGGGGTCGCGGGTGCGCTCGCCGCCTTCGTCGCCTTCACGCTTCCCTCGGCCGTGCTGATGATCGCCGCCGCCTACGGGGCGGGCCTGCTCGGCGGCACCCTCGGAGGCGGGCTCGTCGACGGGTTGAAGATCGTCGCGGTCGCCATCGTCGCGCAGGCGGTGTGGGGCATGGCGAAGACCCTGACTCCCGACCGGCAGCGCGCCGCGATCGCCGTCGTCGCCGCGGTCATCGCGGTGCTGCTGTACGGTGCGGGCGGGCAGGTGCTCGCGATCGTGGTCGGAGCGCTCGCCGGCCTGTGGCTCTGCCGCGCGGGGTCGGAGCCGGGGGCCGGGATGCTGCGGTTCCCGGTGTCGCGGACGGCCGGGTGGGTCTGCCTCGCAGCGCTCGTCGCGCTGCTGATCGGGTCGCCGATCGTGGCGGCGCTGACGGGAAGCGGGGCCGTGTCGCTCTTCGACGCGTTCTTCCGTGCCGGAGCGCTCGTCTTCGGCGGCGGCCACGTCGTGCTGCCGCTCCTCGACGCGGGCGTGGTCTCGACCGGGTGGGTCGCGCCCGATCAGTTCGTCGCCGGCTACGGCCTCGCCCAGGCGATGCCCGGCCCGCTCTTCACCTTCGCGGGATACCTCGGGGCCCTCTCGGACGTCGGTCCCGGGGGTGTCGCCGGCGGCGTGGTCGCGCTGGTGGCGATCTTCCTCCCCGGATTCCTGCTGCTGGTCGGCGTCATGCCGTTCTGGAACGCACTGCGCGCCCGCGCGTGGGCCGGTGCCCTCCTGCGCGGCGCGAGCGCCGCCGTCGTCGGCATCCTCGCGGCTGCACTGTACGACCCGGTCTTCGTGTCGGGAGTCGTCGACGGCGGGTCGTTCGCGCTCGCCCTCGTCTGCTTCGCGCTGCTCGTGTCGTGGCGGGTCGTACCGTGGATCGTCGTGCTCGTCGGAGCTGCGGGAGGCGTGCTCCTCGCGTACGTCTGA
- a CDS encoding arsenate reductase ArsC has translation MTTPTVLFVCVHNAGRSQMAAGYLQALAGDRVDVRSAGSAPKDEINPIAIEAMAEEGIDIAGNAPKVLTVDAVRESDVVITMGCGDACPIFPGKRYEDWELDDPAGQGIEAVRPIRDEIRTRVETLIASLVPAAPHA, from the coding sequence GTGACTACCCCCACCGTGCTCTTCGTGTGCGTGCACAACGCCGGCCGTTCCCAGATGGCCGCGGGCTACCTGCAGGCCCTCGCCGGTGACCGGGTCGACGTGCGCTCGGCCGGTTCCGCCCCGAAAGACGAGATCAATCCGATCGCGATCGAGGCCATGGCCGAGGAGGGGATCGACATCGCGGGCAACGCCCCGAAGGTGCTCACCGTCGACGCCGTGCGCGAATCCGACGTCGTGATCACCATGGGCTGCGGCGACGCGTGCCCGATCTTCCCCGGCAAGCGTTACGAGGACTGGGAGCTCGACGACCCCGCCGGTCAGGGCATCGAGGCCGTTCGCCCCATCCGCGACGAGATCCGCACGCGCGTGGAGACGCTCATCGCCTCGCTCGTGCCGGCTGCACCGCACGCCTGA
- a CDS encoding acyl-CoA dehydrogenase family protein, giving the protein MDDVDVTLGLEGSSDLAATISRSARAVDRFGLDVGATLAWVRSVGADVASAPHAAGWESLAATAAVDVAGARMLEPHVDALQILEQAARVDAVSAEAAAGPDATWGVFAAEGKDVSVRAREREGRWILSGTKPWCSLATHLSHALVTAWTAPDERRLFAVDLRSPGVHPHAGPWVSRGLAQVVSAPVDFDDAVATPIGDDGWYLRRPGFAWGGIGVAAVWWGASLPVVGALARAAAREGADQLAAAYAGEADAASWAARAVLADAAGRAARGIDAPAVLAHRVRATVAETAERIASLAEQALGPGPLTTDEPFARRIADLRIYLRQHHGRRDLAGLGRKVSSS; this is encoded by the coding sequence ATGGACGATGTCGATGTGACCCTCGGCCTCGAGGGCTCATCGGATCTCGCGGCGACGATCTCGCGGTCGGCGCGCGCGGTCGACCGCTTCGGCCTCGACGTCGGCGCGACCCTCGCGTGGGTGAGGTCGGTGGGAGCCGACGTCGCGTCGGCGCCGCACGCCGCGGGCTGGGAGTCGCTGGCCGCCACGGCGGCGGTCGACGTCGCGGGAGCGCGGATGCTGGAGCCCCACGTCGATGCGCTGCAGATCCTCGAGCAGGCCGCCCGTGTCGACGCCGTGAGCGCTGAGGCGGCTGCGGGCCCGGACGCGACGTGGGGGGTCTTCGCCGCCGAGGGGAAGGACGTCTCGGTGCGAGCCCGGGAGCGCGAGGGGCGGTGGATCCTCTCGGGGACGAAACCGTGGTGCTCCCTGGCGACGCACCTGAGCCACGCCCTCGTGACGGCCTGGACGGCACCGGACGAGCGTCGGCTCTTCGCCGTCGACCTCCGCTCGCCCGGCGTGCACCCGCACGCGGGCCCCTGGGTCTCACGGGGCCTCGCGCAGGTCGTGAGCGCGCCCGTCGACTTCGACGACGCGGTCGCGACGCCGATCGGCGACGACGGCTGGTACCTCCGACGACCCGGGTTCGCCTGGGGCGGCATCGGAGTGGCCGCCGTCTGGTGGGGCGCCTCCCTCCCCGTGGTCGGCGCCCTGGCGCGCGCGGCAGCGCGCGAGGGAGCCGACCAACTCGCCGCGGCCTACGCCGGGGAGGCGGATGCCGCGTCGTGGGCGGCCCGCGCGGTGCTCGCCGACGCGGCCGGACGCGCCGCCCGCGGGATCGACGCGCCGGCGGTGCTCGCCCACCGCGTCCGCGCCACCGTCGCCGAGACCGCGGAACGCATCGCCTCCCTCGCGGAGCAGGCGCTCGGACCCGGCCCGCTCACGACCGACGAACCGTTCGCGCGCCGGATCGCCGACCTGCGCATCTACCTGCGACAGCATCACGGTCGGCGCGACCTGGCCGGACTCGGCCGGAAGGTCAGCTCATCGTGA
- a CDS encoding PIG-L family deacetylase produces MSAGFDHRDPGTLEQTWADAAPWRAAPPLHLDVDAVVVLAAHPDDETLGAGGLVARCHAVGVPVTVVIVTDGGASHPLLGDDRDLRRERRREAVDAVADLAPSAGLVFLGFDDGRVDEQRAEIAARVNAVLAGVADRPVLVAAPWWGDGHRDHRVLGEIALELGAPSVEVVGYPIWLWHWATPDAVETSGWQVLQLTDAERAAKSGAIARHRTQVEPLSPLPGGEAIVHDGMRAHFLRAEEVYIAAPITAGASADIAAFDDFFRRHDDPWGFETRWYEARKRAVLLAALPRASFATALELGCANGVLTAELAGRCDDLLAVDASEPAVRAASDRTRDLANVRVEQRVLPGAWPAGRFDLVVLSELAYYLGADDRDLLARSIRGSLTDDAVVVACHWRRRIDDAATIGDRVHLELSRSLGLHRIARHEEADFVLEVYATAPGSVAEREGLA; encoded by the coding sequence GTGAGCGCCGGCTTCGACCATCGCGACCCCGGGACGCTCGAGCAGACATGGGCGGATGCTGCGCCCTGGCGCGCCGCTCCCCCGCTGCACCTCGACGTGGACGCTGTCGTCGTCCTCGCCGCGCACCCCGATGACGAAACGCTCGGCGCTGGCGGCCTGGTCGCACGGTGCCACGCCGTGGGTGTCCCGGTCACGGTGGTCATCGTCACCGACGGCGGCGCGTCGCATCCGCTTCTCGGAGATGATCGCGACCTCCGTCGCGAGCGCCGGCGCGAGGCGGTCGACGCCGTCGCCGATCTCGCCCCGTCGGCGGGGCTCGTGTTCCTCGGGTTCGACGACGGGCGCGTCGACGAGCAGCGGGCGGAGATCGCGGCGCGCGTGAACGCCGTGCTGGCGGGCGTGGCCGACCGCCCCGTGCTCGTAGCCGCCCCCTGGTGGGGCGACGGCCATCGCGATCACCGAGTGCTCGGCGAGATCGCCCTCGAGCTGGGTGCGCCCTCCGTCGAGGTCGTGGGCTATCCGATCTGGCTCTGGCACTGGGCGACGCCCGACGCCGTCGAGACGTCCGGCTGGCAGGTGCTGCAGCTGACGGATGCGGAACGGGCCGCGAAATCGGGGGCCATCGCCCGTCACCGCACGCAGGTCGAACCGCTGTCGCCGCTTCCCGGCGGCGAGGCGATCGTGCACGACGGTATGCGCGCGCACTTCCTCCGCGCCGAGGAGGTGTACATCGCCGCCCCGATCACGGCCGGAGCCAGCGCCGACATCGCCGCGTTCGACGACTTCTTCCGCCGGCACGACGATCCCTGGGGGTTCGAGACGCGCTGGTACGAAGCGCGTAAGCGCGCGGTGCTGCTGGCGGCGCTCCCCCGCGCATCGTTCGCGACCGCGCTCGAACTCGGGTGCGCGAACGGCGTTCTGACCGCCGAGCTCGCGGGCCGGTGCGACGACCTCCTCGCCGTCGATGCCTCGGAGCCCGCGGTGCGCGCCGCGTCGGACCGCACCCGAGACCTCGCGAATGTGCGCGTCGAGCAGCGCGTACTGCCCGGCGCGTGGCCCGCCGGCCGATTCGACCTCGTCGTGCTGTCGGAGCTCGCGTACTACCTGGGCGCCGATGACCGAGACCTTCTGGCACGAAGCATCCGCGGGTCGCTCACCGACGACGCCGTGGTCGTCGCGTGTCACTGGCGCCGTCGTATCGACGACGCGGCGACGATCGGAGACCGCGTGCACCTCGAGCTGTCGCGTTCGCTCGGCCTGCACCGTATCGCGCGCCACGAGGAGGCGGACTTCGTGCTCGAGGTCTACGCGACCGCACCGGGGTCGGTCGCCGAGCGGGAAGGACTGGCGTGA